The Elaeis guineensis isolate ETL-2024a chromosome 14, EG11, whole genome shotgun sequence genome has a segment encoding these proteins:
- the LOC105057292 gene encoding calmodulin-binding transcription activator 2 isoform X1, with amino-acid sequence MADGRRYALNPQLDITQILQEAQTRWLRPSEICEILRNYRRFNLTPDPPYRPAGGSLFLFDRKALRYFRKDGHNWRKKRDGKTVREAHEKLKSGSVDVLHCYYAHGEDNENFQRRSYWMLDGQLEHIVLVHYRDVNEGSRSTIPHLPSIDSGRVHGTQGTQANSALYSSHLNSSTSTTQASYDSSSSAADWNGQAPSSEFEDADSGGEFGIGSLTDSVSWSGFQIASLAGNDLAEENTVGCSGSSQLYARGFVNTAGSSIDPSFVNQVPLQNFLLSEDQQKIHGASQGAGRLHSNMRSFGGVRFNDPSSFAGWPDVLSIRGRNGNMQEQNISFGHPNCPDNMQKGMVDSESNDNRIATYVTDGGCNVIGNALTQFFTEVGKRNDQVKEENTENVNSFDDEDLVKESTHMYQMPHDDLSHVAVEFKSNSGSRWNISVPDQPLEYETEVSNTSNEPLKSDADNDEHGDLKKLDSFGRWMNKEIGKDCNDSLMASDSGNYWNALGTQNDGKEVSSLPRHMQLDIDSLGPSLSQEQLFSIVDFSPDWAYSGVETKVLIAGTFIGSVEPTSIKWCCMFGELEVPAEVLTTNVLHCRAPTHAPGRVPFYITRSDRLACSEIREFEYRENLSGVSLVSKSEPEDEIYLQVRFAKLLSLGVDRSKLFCSVENCSKCSLKQKLFLMLNEEENGWKKIEKDSKVFQGFDKNPRDALIQKLLKGKLYEWLVCKAHEEGRGPNILDEEGQGAIHLAGALGYDWAMAPIVTAGVSPSFRDARGRTGLHWAAYYGREETVVTLIRLGAAPGAVEDPTSKFPHGQTAADLASSRGHKGIAGYVAEADLTSHLSSLSLEGSVTDSVSATLAAQKTIETIQDHNVDSLDGNEGEQLSLRGSLAAVMNSAQAAARIQAAFRLHSFRQRQLRESKDEEAESLDDIMVLSSLNNKFHRISHFNEALHTAAVKIQQKYRGWKGRKEFLKIRDRIVKIQAHVRGHQVRKHYKKVVWSVSIVEKAILRWRRKGAGLRGFRAESASGDVEHGAGKTDEYDFLRLGRRQKAAGVEKALARVRSMARNPEARDQYMRLVACSRKSKLGDEENPSAQVHNSGEEKKIGEDLRATMIH; translated from the exons GTGGCTCTTTATTCTTATTTGATCGAAAGGCGCTTAGGTACTTCCGTAAGGATGGCCATAattggagaaagaagagagatggAAAAACAGTTCGGGAAGCTCATGAAAAACTGAAG TCTGGAAGTGTAGATGTTCTTCATTGCTACTATGCCCATGGTGAGGACAACGAGAACTTCCAGAGACGAAGTTACTGGATGCTTGATGG GCAGTTGGAGCACATTGTTCTTGTGCACTATCGAGATGTGAATGAG GGAAGCAGGTCTACCATTCCCCATTTGCCAAGTATAGATTCAGGCAGAGTGCACGGTACACAAGGAACGCAGGCAAATTCAGCTCTTTATTCTTCACACTTGAATTCATCTACTTCGACAACTCAAGCATCTTATGATTCAAGCTCTAGTGCTGCTGACTGGAATGGACAGGCTCCATCTTCTGAATTTGAGGATGCAGATTCTGGGGGGGAATTTGGTATAGGTTCACTTACTGATTCTGTATCTTGGTCGGGATTCCAGATTGCTTCATTGGCTGGAAATGATTTGGCAGAGGAGAACACTGTAGGGTGCAGTGGTTCCTCACAACTCTATGCAAGAGGCTTTGTAAATACTGCAGGCTCAAGTATTGATCCTTCGTTTGTGAATCAAGTGCCTCTGCAAAACTTTTTATTAAGTGAAGACCAGCAAAAAATTCATGGAGCCTCACAAGGAGCTGGTAGGCTTCATAGCAACATGC GTTCATTTGGTGGAGTTCGGTTTAACGATCCCAGTAGTTTTGCTGGATGGCCCGATGTTCTTAGTATTAGGGGAAGAAATGGCAACATGCAGGAGCAGAATATTTCTTTTGGACATCCAAATTGCCCTGACAACATGCAAAAAGGAATGGTTGATTCTGAATCGAATGACAACAGGATAGCTACCTATGTCACAGATGGTGGATGTAATGTCATAGGCAATGCACTTACACAATTTTTTACTGAAGTTGGCAAGAGAAATGATCAG GTGAAAGAGGAGAATACTGAAAACGTGAACAGCTTTGATGATGAGGACTTGGTAAAGGAATCAACTCATATGTATCAAATGCCTCATGATGACCTTTCACATGTAGCAGTAGAATTTAAGAGTAACAGTGGCTCTCGATGGAACATCTCTGTTCCTGACCAGCCTCTGGAATATGAAACCGAAGTTTCCAATACTTCCAATGAGCCTTTGAAAAGTGATGCAGATAATGATGAGCATGGGGATTTGAAAAAACTAGACAGCTTTGGGAGATGGATGAACAAAGAGATAGGTAAAGACTGCAATGACTCGTTGATGGCTTCAGATTCTGGCAATTACTGGAATGCACTTGGTACTCAGAATGATGGCAAGGAGGTCTCAAGCCTGCCTCGTCATATGCAGTTGGATATTGATTCACTGGGTCCTTCTCTTTCACAAGAACAGCTATTCAGTATTGTTGACTTCTCACCCGATTGGGCTTATTCTGGTGTTGAAACAAAG GTTCTTATCGCAGGTACCTTTATAGGCAGTGTAGAGCCCACAAGCATCAAGTGGTGTTGTATGTTTGGTGAACTTGAGGTTCCTGCTGAAGTTTTGACGACAAATGTCCTTCACTGTCGAGCTCCCACACATGCACCTGGACGGGTACCCTTCTATATAACTCGCAGTGATAGGTTAGCCTGTAGTGAAATTCGAGAATTTGAATATCGTGAAAACCTATCTGGTGTTTCTTTAGTGTCAAAAAGTGAACCAGAAGATGAAATTTATCTTCAAGTACGTTTTGCAAAGCTGTTATCACTAGGAGTAGATAGGAGCAAGTTGTTCTGCTCGGTTGAAAATTGTTCTAAGTGCAGCCTAAAGCAAAAGTTGTTTTTGATGCTGAATGAAGAAGAAAATGGGTGGAAAAAAATTGAGAAGGATTCAAAGGTCTTTCAGGGATTCGATAAAAATCCTAGAGATGCATTGATCCAGAAGTTATTGAAAGGTAAGCTATATGAGTGGCTGGTTTGCAAAGCTcatgaggaaggcagaggccctAATATTTTGGATGAGGAAGGCCAAGGAGCTATCCACTTGGCAGGTGCTCTTGGCTATGATTGGGCAATGGCTCCTATAGTTACTGCTGGTGTCAGTCCAAGTTTTCGAGATGCACGTGGCAGGACGGGGCTCCATTGGGCTGCATATTATGGCAG AGAGGAGACAGTTGTGACACTAATTAGGCTGGGAGCTGCTCCTGGTGCAGTTGAGGACCCAACATCAAAGTTCCCCCATGGACAAACTGCTGCTGATTTAGCATCAAGTAGAGGGCATAAAGGAATTGCTGGATACGTGGCTGAAGCAGATTTGACCAGTCATCTTTCTTCATTATCACTAGAAGGAAGTGTTACAGATAGTGTTTCGGCAACTCTTGCTGCACAAAAGACCATTGAAACAATACAGGATCATAATGTAGATTCTTTGGATGGTAATGAGGGAGAGCAACTATCACTAAGAGGATCTCTTGCAGCTGTGATGAATTCAGCTCAAGCTGCTGCACGTATTCAGGCTGCCTTCAGACTTCACTCATTCCGCCAAAGACAATTAAGAGAGAGCAAGGATGAAGAGGCTGAGAGCTTGGATGACATTATGGTGCTATCCTCTTTGAACAATAAGTTCCATAGGATAAGTCACTTCAATGAAGCTTTGCATACCGCTGCTGTTAAAATTCAACAGAAATACCGTGGATGGAAGGGGCGTAAAGAATTTTTAAAGATCCGTGACCGGATTGTGAAAATCCAG GCACATGTAAGGGGACATCAGGTTCGTAAGCACTATAAAAAGGTCGTTTGGTCTGTTAGTATTGTTGAGAAGGCCATATTGCGCTGGAGGCGCAAAGGAGCTGGATTACGAGGCTTTCGAGCTGAGAGTGCAAGTGGTGATGTTGAGCATGGGGCTGGGAAGACTGATGAGTATGATTTTCTTCGACTTGGGCGGAGACAGAAGGCGGCAGGTGTAGAGAAAGCATTGGCAAGAGTCCGGTCCATGGCTCGTAACCCAGAAGCCCGTGATCAGTACATGAGATTAGTCGCATGCTCCCGTAAATCCAAG tTGGGAGATGAAGAAAACCCCTCTGCTCAAGTTCACAATTCAGGAGAGGAAAAGAAAATAGGGGAGGATCTTCGTGCAACAATGATACACTAA
- the LOC105057292 gene encoding calmodulin-binding transcription activator 2 isoform X2, translating to MADGRRYALNPQLDITQILQEAQTRWLRPSEICEILRNYRRFNLTPDPPYRPAGGSLFLFDRKALRYFRKDGHNWRKKRDGKTVREAHEKLKSGSVDVLHCYYAHGEDNENFQRRSYWMLDGQLEHIVLVHYRDVNEGSRSTIPHLPSIDSGRVHGTQGTQANSALYSSHLNSSTSTTQASYDSSSSAADWNGQAPSSEFEDADSGGEFGIGSLTDSVSWSGFQIASLAGNDLAEENTVGCSGSSQLYARGFVNTAGSSIDPSFVNQVPLQNFLLSEDQQKIHGASQGAGSFGGVRFNDPSSFAGWPDVLSIRGRNGNMQEQNISFGHPNCPDNMQKGMVDSESNDNRIATYVTDGGCNVIGNALTQFFTEVGKRNDQVKEENTENVNSFDDEDLVKESTHMYQMPHDDLSHVAVEFKSNSGSRWNISVPDQPLEYETEVSNTSNEPLKSDADNDEHGDLKKLDSFGRWMNKEIGKDCNDSLMASDSGNYWNALGTQNDGKEVSSLPRHMQLDIDSLGPSLSQEQLFSIVDFSPDWAYSGVETKVLIAGTFIGSVEPTSIKWCCMFGELEVPAEVLTTNVLHCRAPTHAPGRVPFYITRSDRLACSEIREFEYRENLSGVSLVSKSEPEDEIYLQVRFAKLLSLGVDRSKLFCSVENCSKCSLKQKLFLMLNEEENGWKKIEKDSKVFQGFDKNPRDALIQKLLKGKLYEWLVCKAHEEGRGPNILDEEGQGAIHLAGALGYDWAMAPIVTAGVSPSFRDARGRTGLHWAAYYGREETVVTLIRLGAAPGAVEDPTSKFPHGQTAADLASSRGHKGIAGYVAEADLTSHLSSLSLEGSVTDSVSATLAAQKTIETIQDHNVDSLDGNEGEQLSLRGSLAAVMNSAQAAARIQAAFRLHSFRQRQLRESKDEEAESLDDIMVLSSLNNKFHRISHFNEALHTAAVKIQQKYRGWKGRKEFLKIRDRIVKIQAHVRGHQVRKHYKKVVWSVSIVEKAILRWRRKGAGLRGFRAESASGDVEHGAGKTDEYDFLRLGRRQKAAGVEKALARVRSMARNPEARDQYMRLVACSRKSKLGDEENPSAQVHNSGEEKKIGEDLRATMIH from the exons GTGGCTCTTTATTCTTATTTGATCGAAAGGCGCTTAGGTACTTCCGTAAGGATGGCCATAattggagaaagaagagagatggAAAAACAGTTCGGGAAGCTCATGAAAAACTGAAG TCTGGAAGTGTAGATGTTCTTCATTGCTACTATGCCCATGGTGAGGACAACGAGAACTTCCAGAGACGAAGTTACTGGATGCTTGATGG GCAGTTGGAGCACATTGTTCTTGTGCACTATCGAGATGTGAATGAG GGAAGCAGGTCTACCATTCCCCATTTGCCAAGTATAGATTCAGGCAGAGTGCACGGTACACAAGGAACGCAGGCAAATTCAGCTCTTTATTCTTCACACTTGAATTCATCTACTTCGACAACTCAAGCATCTTATGATTCAAGCTCTAGTGCTGCTGACTGGAATGGACAGGCTCCATCTTCTGAATTTGAGGATGCAGATTCTGGGGGGGAATTTGGTATAGGTTCACTTACTGATTCTGTATCTTGGTCGGGATTCCAGATTGCTTCATTGGCTGGAAATGATTTGGCAGAGGAGAACACTGTAGGGTGCAGTGGTTCCTCACAACTCTATGCAAGAGGCTTTGTAAATACTGCAGGCTCAAGTATTGATCCTTCGTTTGTGAATCAAGTGCCTCTGCAAAACTTTTTATTAAGTGAAGACCAGCAAAAAATTCATGGAGCCTCACAAGGAGCTG GTTCATTTGGTGGAGTTCGGTTTAACGATCCCAGTAGTTTTGCTGGATGGCCCGATGTTCTTAGTATTAGGGGAAGAAATGGCAACATGCAGGAGCAGAATATTTCTTTTGGACATCCAAATTGCCCTGACAACATGCAAAAAGGAATGGTTGATTCTGAATCGAATGACAACAGGATAGCTACCTATGTCACAGATGGTGGATGTAATGTCATAGGCAATGCACTTACACAATTTTTTACTGAAGTTGGCAAGAGAAATGATCAG GTGAAAGAGGAGAATACTGAAAACGTGAACAGCTTTGATGATGAGGACTTGGTAAAGGAATCAACTCATATGTATCAAATGCCTCATGATGACCTTTCACATGTAGCAGTAGAATTTAAGAGTAACAGTGGCTCTCGATGGAACATCTCTGTTCCTGACCAGCCTCTGGAATATGAAACCGAAGTTTCCAATACTTCCAATGAGCCTTTGAAAAGTGATGCAGATAATGATGAGCATGGGGATTTGAAAAAACTAGACAGCTTTGGGAGATGGATGAACAAAGAGATAGGTAAAGACTGCAATGACTCGTTGATGGCTTCAGATTCTGGCAATTACTGGAATGCACTTGGTACTCAGAATGATGGCAAGGAGGTCTCAAGCCTGCCTCGTCATATGCAGTTGGATATTGATTCACTGGGTCCTTCTCTTTCACAAGAACAGCTATTCAGTATTGTTGACTTCTCACCCGATTGGGCTTATTCTGGTGTTGAAACAAAG GTTCTTATCGCAGGTACCTTTATAGGCAGTGTAGAGCCCACAAGCATCAAGTGGTGTTGTATGTTTGGTGAACTTGAGGTTCCTGCTGAAGTTTTGACGACAAATGTCCTTCACTGTCGAGCTCCCACACATGCACCTGGACGGGTACCCTTCTATATAACTCGCAGTGATAGGTTAGCCTGTAGTGAAATTCGAGAATTTGAATATCGTGAAAACCTATCTGGTGTTTCTTTAGTGTCAAAAAGTGAACCAGAAGATGAAATTTATCTTCAAGTACGTTTTGCAAAGCTGTTATCACTAGGAGTAGATAGGAGCAAGTTGTTCTGCTCGGTTGAAAATTGTTCTAAGTGCAGCCTAAAGCAAAAGTTGTTTTTGATGCTGAATGAAGAAGAAAATGGGTGGAAAAAAATTGAGAAGGATTCAAAGGTCTTTCAGGGATTCGATAAAAATCCTAGAGATGCATTGATCCAGAAGTTATTGAAAGGTAAGCTATATGAGTGGCTGGTTTGCAAAGCTcatgaggaaggcagaggccctAATATTTTGGATGAGGAAGGCCAAGGAGCTATCCACTTGGCAGGTGCTCTTGGCTATGATTGGGCAATGGCTCCTATAGTTACTGCTGGTGTCAGTCCAAGTTTTCGAGATGCACGTGGCAGGACGGGGCTCCATTGGGCTGCATATTATGGCAG AGAGGAGACAGTTGTGACACTAATTAGGCTGGGAGCTGCTCCTGGTGCAGTTGAGGACCCAACATCAAAGTTCCCCCATGGACAAACTGCTGCTGATTTAGCATCAAGTAGAGGGCATAAAGGAATTGCTGGATACGTGGCTGAAGCAGATTTGACCAGTCATCTTTCTTCATTATCACTAGAAGGAAGTGTTACAGATAGTGTTTCGGCAACTCTTGCTGCACAAAAGACCATTGAAACAATACAGGATCATAATGTAGATTCTTTGGATGGTAATGAGGGAGAGCAACTATCACTAAGAGGATCTCTTGCAGCTGTGATGAATTCAGCTCAAGCTGCTGCACGTATTCAGGCTGCCTTCAGACTTCACTCATTCCGCCAAAGACAATTAAGAGAGAGCAAGGATGAAGAGGCTGAGAGCTTGGATGACATTATGGTGCTATCCTCTTTGAACAATAAGTTCCATAGGATAAGTCACTTCAATGAAGCTTTGCATACCGCTGCTGTTAAAATTCAACAGAAATACCGTGGATGGAAGGGGCGTAAAGAATTTTTAAAGATCCGTGACCGGATTGTGAAAATCCAG GCACATGTAAGGGGACATCAGGTTCGTAAGCACTATAAAAAGGTCGTTTGGTCTGTTAGTATTGTTGAGAAGGCCATATTGCGCTGGAGGCGCAAAGGAGCTGGATTACGAGGCTTTCGAGCTGAGAGTGCAAGTGGTGATGTTGAGCATGGGGCTGGGAAGACTGATGAGTATGATTTTCTTCGACTTGGGCGGAGACAGAAGGCGGCAGGTGTAGAGAAAGCATTGGCAAGAGTCCGGTCCATGGCTCGTAACCCAGAAGCCCGTGATCAGTACATGAGATTAGTCGCATGCTCCCGTAAATCCAAG tTGGGAGATGAAGAAAACCCCTCTGCTCAAGTTCACAATTCAGGAGAGGAAAAGAAAATAGGGGAGGATCTTCGTGCAACAATGATACACTAA
- the LOC105057292 gene encoding calmodulin-binding transcription activator 2 isoform X3, producing MADGRRYALNPQLDITQILQEAQTRWLRPSEICEILRNYRRFNLTPDPPYRPAGGSLFLFDRKALRYFRKDGHNWRKKRDGKTVREAHEKLKSGSVDVLHCYYAHGEDNENFQRRSYWMLDGQLEHIVLVHYRDVNEGSRSTIPHLPSIDSGRVHGTQGTQANSALYSSHLNSSTSTTQASYDSSSSAADWNGQAPSSEFEDADSGGEFGIGSLTDSVSWSGFQIASLAGNDLAEENTVGCSGSSQLYARGFVNTAGSSIDPSFVNQVPLQNFLLSEDQQKIHGASQGAGRLHSNMRSFGGVRFNDPSSFAGWPDVLSIRGRNGNMQEQNISFGHPNCPDNMQKGMVDSESNDNRIATYVTDGGCNVIGNALTQFFTEVGKRNDQVKEENTENVNSFDDEDLVKESTHMYQMPHDDLSHVAVEFKSNSGSRWNISVPDQPLEYETEVSNTSNEPLKSDADNDEHGDLKKLDSFGRWMNKEIGKDCNDSLMASDSGNYWNALGTQNDGKEVSSLPRHMQLDIDSLGPSLSQEQLFSIVDFSPDWAYSGVETKVLIAGTFIGSVEPTSIKWCCMFGELEVPAEVLTTNVLHCRAPTHAPGRVPFYITRSDRLACSEIREFEYRENLSGVSLVSKSEPEDEIYLQVRFAKLLSLGVDRSKLFCSVENCSKCSLKQKLFLMLNEEENGWKKIEKDSKVFQGFDKNPRDALIQKLLKGKLYEWLVCKAHEEGRGPNILDEEGQGAIHLAGALGYDWAMAPIVTAGVSPSFRDARGRTGLHWAAYYGREETVVTLIRLGAAPGAVEDPTSKFPHGQTAADLASSRGHKGIAGYVAEADLTSHLSSLSLEGSVTDSVSATLAAQKTIETIQDHNVDSLDGNEGEQLSLRGSLAAVMNSAQAAARIQAAFRLHSFRQRQLRESKDEEAESLDDIMVLSSLNNKFHRISHFNEALHTAAVKIQQKYRGWKGRKEFLKIRDRIVKIQLVDCCCFRHM from the exons GTGGCTCTTTATTCTTATTTGATCGAAAGGCGCTTAGGTACTTCCGTAAGGATGGCCATAattggagaaagaagagagatggAAAAACAGTTCGGGAAGCTCATGAAAAACTGAAG TCTGGAAGTGTAGATGTTCTTCATTGCTACTATGCCCATGGTGAGGACAACGAGAACTTCCAGAGACGAAGTTACTGGATGCTTGATGG GCAGTTGGAGCACATTGTTCTTGTGCACTATCGAGATGTGAATGAG GGAAGCAGGTCTACCATTCCCCATTTGCCAAGTATAGATTCAGGCAGAGTGCACGGTACACAAGGAACGCAGGCAAATTCAGCTCTTTATTCTTCACACTTGAATTCATCTACTTCGACAACTCAAGCATCTTATGATTCAAGCTCTAGTGCTGCTGACTGGAATGGACAGGCTCCATCTTCTGAATTTGAGGATGCAGATTCTGGGGGGGAATTTGGTATAGGTTCACTTACTGATTCTGTATCTTGGTCGGGATTCCAGATTGCTTCATTGGCTGGAAATGATTTGGCAGAGGAGAACACTGTAGGGTGCAGTGGTTCCTCACAACTCTATGCAAGAGGCTTTGTAAATACTGCAGGCTCAAGTATTGATCCTTCGTTTGTGAATCAAGTGCCTCTGCAAAACTTTTTATTAAGTGAAGACCAGCAAAAAATTCATGGAGCCTCACAAGGAGCTGGTAGGCTTCATAGCAACATGC GTTCATTTGGTGGAGTTCGGTTTAACGATCCCAGTAGTTTTGCTGGATGGCCCGATGTTCTTAGTATTAGGGGAAGAAATGGCAACATGCAGGAGCAGAATATTTCTTTTGGACATCCAAATTGCCCTGACAACATGCAAAAAGGAATGGTTGATTCTGAATCGAATGACAACAGGATAGCTACCTATGTCACAGATGGTGGATGTAATGTCATAGGCAATGCACTTACACAATTTTTTACTGAAGTTGGCAAGAGAAATGATCAG GTGAAAGAGGAGAATACTGAAAACGTGAACAGCTTTGATGATGAGGACTTGGTAAAGGAATCAACTCATATGTATCAAATGCCTCATGATGACCTTTCACATGTAGCAGTAGAATTTAAGAGTAACAGTGGCTCTCGATGGAACATCTCTGTTCCTGACCAGCCTCTGGAATATGAAACCGAAGTTTCCAATACTTCCAATGAGCCTTTGAAAAGTGATGCAGATAATGATGAGCATGGGGATTTGAAAAAACTAGACAGCTTTGGGAGATGGATGAACAAAGAGATAGGTAAAGACTGCAATGACTCGTTGATGGCTTCAGATTCTGGCAATTACTGGAATGCACTTGGTACTCAGAATGATGGCAAGGAGGTCTCAAGCCTGCCTCGTCATATGCAGTTGGATATTGATTCACTGGGTCCTTCTCTTTCACAAGAACAGCTATTCAGTATTGTTGACTTCTCACCCGATTGGGCTTATTCTGGTGTTGAAACAAAG GTTCTTATCGCAGGTACCTTTATAGGCAGTGTAGAGCCCACAAGCATCAAGTGGTGTTGTATGTTTGGTGAACTTGAGGTTCCTGCTGAAGTTTTGACGACAAATGTCCTTCACTGTCGAGCTCCCACACATGCACCTGGACGGGTACCCTTCTATATAACTCGCAGTGATAGGTTAGCCTGTAGTGAAATTCGAGAATTTGAATATCGTGAAAACCTATCTGGTGTTTCTTTAGTGTCAAAAAGTGAACCAGAAGATGAAATTTATCTTCAAGTACGTTTTGCAAAGCTGTTATCACTAGGAGTAGATAGGAGCAAGTTGTTCTGCTCGGTTGAAAATTGTTCTAAGTGCAGCCTAAAGCAAAAGTTGTTTTTGATGCTGAATGAAGAAGAAAATGGGTGGAAAAAAATTGAGAAGGATTCAAAGGTCTTTCAGGGATTCGATAAAAATCCTAGAGATGCATTGATCCAGAAGTTATTGAAAGGTAAGCTATATGAGTGGCTGGTTTGCAAAGCTcatgaggaaggcagaggccctAATATTTTGGATGAGGAAGGCCAAGGAGCTATCCACTTGGCAGGTGCTCTTGGCTATGATTGGGCAATGGCTCCTATAGTTACTGCTGGTGTCAGTCCAAGTTTTCGAGATGCACGTGGCAGGACGGGGCTCCATTGGGCTGCATATTATGGCAG AGAGGAGACAGTTGTGACACTAATTAGGCTGGGAGCTGCTCCTGGTGCAGTTGAGGACCCAACATCAAAGTTCCCCCATGGACAAACTGCTGCTGATTTAGCATCAAGTAGAGGGCATAAAGGAATTGCTGGATACGTGGCTGAAGCAGATTTGACCAGTCATCTTTCTTCATTATCACTAGAAGGAAGTGTTACAGATAGTGTTTCGGCAACTCTTGCTGCACAAAAGACCATTGAAACAATACAGGATCATAATGTAGATTCTTTGGATGGTAATGAGGGAGAGCAACTATCACTAAGAGGATCTCTTGCAGCTGTGATGAATTCAGCTCAAGCTGCTGCACGTATTCAGGCTGCCTTCAGACTTCACTCATTCCGCCAAAGACAATTAAGAGAGAGCAAGGATGAAGAGGCTGAGAGCTTGGATGACATTATGGTGCTATCCTCTTTGAACAATAAGTTCCATAGGATAAGTCACTTCAATGAAGCTTTGCATACCGCTGCTGTTAAAATTCAACAGAAATACCGTGGATGGAAGGGGCGTAAAGAATTTTTAAAGATCCGTGACCGGATTGTGAAAATCCAG TTGGTTGATTGCTGTTGTTTCAGGCACATGTAA